In Haloarcula salinisoli, one genomic interval encodes:
- a CDS encoding 2,3,4,5-tetrahydropyridine-2,6-dicarboxylate N-succinyltransferase: protein MSLEADIGDLWARKQDGLTAADATDDHLAVLEEFLTALEAGEVRAAEKVGDEWDANAWVKQGILLNFGLRETVAREYGGVQYHDVLPLRETDDLADRGTRNTPDGTTIRRGAYLGEDCIMMSPSFVNIGAHVGDGTLIDSCDTVGSCAQIGENVKLGANTLIGGVLEPVENAPVIVEDDVSLGAGCRVTSGFVVGEGSIVGENTLLTPRIPVYDLVEEEVIYGELPPERRAFQRFVDSSVGDHDLIPGGAYKPAVVATDVEEETLEATEREDALRD, encoded by the coding sequence ATGAGCCTCGAAGCAGACATCGGCGACCTCTGGGCGCGCAAACAGGACGGACTGACGGCAGCAGACGCCACCGACGACCATCTCGCAGTGCTGGAGGAGTTTCTGACAGCACTGGAAGCCGGGGAGGTCCGGGCCGCCGAGAAGGTCGGCGACGAGTGGGACGCAAACGCCTGGGTCAAGCAGGGTATCCTGCTGAACTTCGGCCTCCGGGAGACCGTCGCCCGCGAGTACGGCGGCGTGCAGTACCACGACGTGTTGCCGCTCCGGGAAACCGACGACCTCGCAGACCGTGGCACCCGCAACACCCCCGACGGAACGACCATCCGCCGCGGAGCGTATCTGGGCGAGGACTGCATCATGATGTCGCCCTCCTTCGTCAACATCGGTGCCCACGTCGGCGACGGGACGCTCATCGACTCCTGTGACACCGTGGGCTCCTGTGCGCAGATCGGCGAGAACGTCAAGCTCGGCGCGAACACGCTCATCGGCGGCGTCCTCGAACCGGTCGAGAACGCCCCCGTCATCGTCGAAGACGACGTCTCGCTGGGCGCGGGCTGTCGCGTCACCAGCGGCTTCGTCGTCGGCGAGGGCTCTATCGTCGGCGAGAACACGCTCCTGACGCCGCGCATCCCCGTCTACGACCTCGTCGAGGAGGAAGTCATCTACGGCGAACTCCCCCCCGAGCGGCGGGCGTTCCAGCGCTTCGTCGACTCCTCGGTCGGCGACCACGACCTCATCCCCGGCGGCGCCTACAAGCCCGCCGTGGTGGCGACCGACGTCGAAGAGGAGACGCTCGAAGCGACGGAGCGGGAAGACGCGCTTCGGGACTAG
- the dapB gene encoding 4-hydroxy-tetrahydrodipicolinate reductase, translated as MTRIAVNGAAGRMGQTVIETAADRDDLEVVVGFDVEAGEVDGVPVVAEDVAGALAEHGVDVVVDFSIPESTLPLAEACVEAGVGLVVGTTGFSDDGLADLDVVSESVPLLKATNFSRGIQVLQRTVREAVRALDDYDLELMESHHNGKVDAPSGTAKTLLEVVQEERDVEPVYGREGHAPREGDEIGVFARRAGDIRGEHELILAGNDEVLSLSHHAEDRAVFAAGALDAAAWLSGREAGRYEFGAVVDA; from the coding sequence ATGACACGGATTGCCGTCAACGGTGCGGCGGGTCGCATGGGACAGACGGTCATCGAGACGGCCGCCGACCGCGACGACCTCGAGGTCGTCGTCGGCTTCGACGTCGAAGCCGGCGAGGTCGACGGGGTCCCGGTCGTCGCCGAGGACGTGGCCGGCGCCCTCGCCGAGCACGGCGTGGACGTGGTCGTCGACTTCTCTATCCCCGAGTCGACGCTGCCCCTGGCCGAGGCCTGTGTCGAGGCCGGCGTCGGGCTGGTCGTCGGGACCACGGGCTTTTCCGACGACGGACTGGCCGACCTCGACGTCGTCAGCGAGTCGGTCCCGCTGCTGAAGGCGACGAACTTCTCGCGCGGTATCCAGGTGCTCCAGCGTACGGTCCGGGAGGCGGTCCGAGCGCTCGACGACTACGACCTCGAACTGATGGAGAGCCACCACAATGGGAAGGTCGACGCCCCCTCCGGTACCGCGAAGACCCTGCTCGAAGTGGTCCAGGAGGAACGCGACGTCGAGCCGGTGTACGGCCGCGAGGGTCACGCTCCCCGAGAGGGCGACGAGATCGGCGTCTTCGCCCGCCGCGCCGGTGACATCCGCGGCGAACACGAACTCATCCTCGCGGGCAACGACGAGGTGCTGTCGCTCTCCCATCACGCCGAGGACCGGGCCGTCTTCGCCGCCGGCGCGCTCGACGCCGCGGCGTGGCTCTCGGGTCGCGAGGCCGGTCGCTACGAGTTCGGCGCGGTCGTCGACGCCTGA
- the dapA gene encoding 4-hydroxy-tetrahydrodipicolinate synthase: protein MTAPDFHGVYPAMCTPFHDDDERSIDFETLRRDAQRLEAAGVDGLVPAGSTGESATMTHDEHIEVVEAVIDAVDDVPVIAGTGSNNTREALSLSRRAADAGADALLLISPYYNKPEQRGLVDHYETIADAVDCPQIVYNVPSRTGQNIEPDTAVSLAAHENIQAYKAASGDMNQISEIIERTRDEEFAVLSGDDGMTLPMLSVGAAGCISVAANVEPERTCAMVGAGLAGDFERARAIHHELGPLFRELFVETNPIPVKEAMRIRGYGPAHLRQPLSRLADEYLEDLRDVLADLETEDLEDAYAEVER, encoded by the coding sequence ATGACAGCACCCGACTTCCACGGCGTCTACCCCGCGATGTGTACGCCGTTCCACGACGACGACGAGCGCAGTATCGACTTCGAGACACTCCGGCGAGACGCCCAGCGGCTGGAGGCCGCCGGCGTCGACGGGCTGGTCCCGGCCGGCTCGACGGGCGAGTCGGCGACGATGACCCACGACGAACACATCGAGGTCGTCGAGGCGGTCATCGACGCCGTCGACGACGTCCCAGTCATCGCCGGCACCGGCTCCAACAACACCCGCGAGGCGCTCTCGCTCTCCCGGCGGGCCGCCGACGCCGGTGCCGACGCCCTGCTCCTGATTTCGCCGTACTACAACAAGCCCGAACAGCGCGGCCTGGTCGACCACTACGAGACCATCGCCGACGCGGTGGACTGCCCCCAGATTGTCTACAACGTCCCGTCCCGAACCGGGCAGAACATCGAGCCCGACACCGCCGTTTCCCTCGCTGCCCACGAGAACATCCAGGCGTACAAGGCAGCAAGTGGCGACATGAACCAGATATCCGAAATCATCGAGCGCACCCGAGACGAGGAGTTCGCGGTGCTGTCGGGCGACGACGGCATGACCCTGCCGATGCTGTCGGTCGGAGCGGCGGGCTGTATCTCCGTGGCCGCAAACGTCGAACCGGAGCGCACCTGCGCGATGGTCGGGGCAGGGCTGGCCGGCGACTTCGAGCGAGCGCGGGCCATCCACCACGAACTCGGGCCGCTCTTTCGCGAGCTGTTCGTCGAGACCAACCCCATCCCGGTCAAGGAGGCGATGCGGATTCGGGGTTATGGCCCGGCCCACCTTCGCCAGCCGCTGTCCAGGCTGGCCGACGAGTATCTCGAGGACCTGCGTGACGTGCTCGCCGACCTCGAAACGGAGGACTTAGAGGACGCCTACGCGGAGGTAGAGCGATGA
- a CDS encoding NYN domain-containing protein has product MTVSHSGQRVAVLADAQNLYHTARSLYTRNIDYSELLEAAVDGRELTRAIAYVIRADSPEEETFFDALTDIGFETRIKDIKTFQDGSQKADWDVGMSLDAVTLAKHNDAIVLCTGDGDFARVCRYVRHEGCRIEAMGFEESSSEDLKSAVDGFVDLSEEPDKYLL; this is encoded by the coding sequence ATGACTGTCTCTCACTCGGGACAACGCGTGGCCGTCCTGGCCGACGCGCAGAACCTCTATCACACTGCCCGGAGCCTCTACACGCGTAACATCGACTACTCGGAACTGCTCGAAGCGGCCGTCGACGGCCGCGAACTCACCCGCGCTATCGCCTACGTCATCCGCGCCGACTCCCCGGAAGAGGAGACGTTCTTCGACGCGCTCACCGACATCGGATTCGAGACCCGTATCAAGGACATCAAAACGTTCCAGGACGGCTCCCAGAAGGCCGACTGGGACGTGGGGATGAGCCTGGACGCGGTCACACTGGCGAAACACAACGACGCTATCGTGCTGTGTACCGGCGACGGCGACTTCGCACGCGTCTGTCGGTACGTCCGCCACGAGGGGTGTCGCATCGAAGCGATGGGGTTCGAGGAGTCCTCCTCTGAAGACCTCAAGTCCGCCGTCGACGGGTTCGTCGACCTGAGCGAGGAACCCGACAAATATCTGCTGTAG
- a CDS encoding PUA domain-containing protein — protein sequence MSDSELRGLRRGADYQFGRGAGAALLEDAVEVTHTSSGRPRQVHADDGRIATYATDGRFVLGLAGGRRLLDAFDAPAHRVVVGDESEPFVRGGRNTFAKFVQQADPSIRPGDETLVVHENGDLLAVGRAELPGSGMADFETGMAVKVRQGTDS from the coding sequence ATGAGCGACAGCGAGCTCCGTGGCCTCCGTCGCGGGGCCGACTACCAGTTCGGTCGAGGTGCCGGTGCGGCCCTGCTGGAAGACGCCGTCGAGGTCACCCACACCAGTTCGGGGCGGCCCCGGCAGGTCCACGCCGACGACGGCCGCATCGCCACCTACGCCACCGACGGCCGCTTCGTCCTCGGACTGGCCGGCGGCCGACGCCTGCTCGATGCCTTCGACGCTCCCGCTCACCGCGTCGTCGTGGGCGACGAGAGCGAGCCGTTCGTCCGCGGAGGCCGCAACACCTTCGCGAAGTTCGTCCAGCAGGCCGACCCGTCGATTCGGCCCGGCGACGAGACGCTGGTCGTCCACGAGAACGGCGACCTGCTCGCGGTCGGCCGCGCGGAACTCCCCGGCAGCGGGATGGCCGACTTCGAGACCGGGATGGCTGTGAAAGTGCGACAGGGGACCGATAGCTGA
- a CDS encoding winged helix-turn-helix domain-containing protein, producing MSIDRTGDEGMPPEPADLLPERSILTFEEYMAMQRAVGNETRFRVLYRLKRDGAMSAKELREALDVRGNTLHHHLDTLVDVGLVENRKREEPTSDGLYSYYRATALGEALLDHGVEELLRREQEFTDAYA from the coding sequence ATGTCCATCGATCGGACAGGAGATGAAGGAATGCCTCCGGAGCCGGCGGACCTCCTCCCCGAGCGGAGTATCCTCACCTTCGAGGAGTACATGGCGATGCAGCGGGCCGTCGGCAACGAGACCCGGTTCCGGGTGCTCTACCGGCTCAAGCGCGACGGCGCGATGAGCGCCAAGGAGCTGCGGGAGGCCCTGGACGTGCGGGGGAACACCCTCCATCACCACCTCGACACGCTGGTCGACGTGGGCCTCGTCGAGAACCGCAAGCGCGAGGAACCGACGAGTGACGGACTCTATTCGTACTACCGGGCGACGGCGCTGGGCGAGGCGTTGCTCGACCACGGCGTCGAAGAGCTGCTGCGCCGCGAACAGGAGTTTACCGACGCCTACGCGTAG
- a CDS encoding nascent polypeptide-associated complex protein has product MFGGGGGMNPRKMKQMMEQMGIDMEDIDAEEVIIRTPEEELVFTDAEVQLMEAQGQKTYQVVGDPESRERGEGASAGGAADDDASDDSGVDEDDVEIVAMRTGADEDTAREALEANDGDLADAVDELE; this is encoded by the coding sequence ATGTTCGGTGGAGGCGGCGGGATGAACCCGCGCAAGATGAAACAGATGATGGAACAGATGGGTATCGATATGGAGGATATCGATGCCGAGGAAGTGATTATCCGGACCCCCGAGGAGGAGCTGGTCTTCACGGACGCGGAGGTCCAGCTGATGGAAGCTCAGGGCCAGAAGACCTACCAGGTCGTCGGTGACCCCGAGAGCCGCGAGCGCGGCGAGGGCGCGAGCGCTGGCGGCGCGGCCGACGACGACGCCAGCGACGACAGCGGCGTCGACGAGGACGACGTCGAAATCGTCGCGATGCGGACCGGTGCCGACGAGGACACCGCCCGCGAGGCCCTGGAAGCCAACGACGGCGACCTGGCGGACGCGGTCGACGAACTGGAGTAG
- a CDS encoding methyltransferase domain-containing protein has translation MYLFVHEDREHLLSPGERFESDLGILEVPEDVTPGDVVETHLGNGFTVRRLRGPDLFAHLERTGAPMMPRDVGLVVGKTGVAAGDRVLDAGTGTGILSAYMGRMGADVTTYEIDPDFAEVARDNMEIAGVGDSVEVRTGDVTDDLDELSGFDVVTLDTEDAPTVVERTPTLLARGGSLAVYSPFVENTREVVAAAREVGLEGIETLDTIQREMDFDDRGSRPSTGGVGHTGYLTFARRP, from the coding sequence GTGTACCTGTTCGTCCACGAGGACCGCGAACACCTCCTCTCGCCCGGCGAGCGATTCGAGTCCGACCTCGGTATCCTGGAGGTGCCCGAGGACGTCACACCCGGCGACGTCGTCGAGACGCATCTGGGGAACGGCTTCACCGTCCGGCGGCTGCGCGGGCCGGACCTCTTTGCCCATCTGGAGCGCACCGGCGCGCCGATGATGCCCCGCGACGTCGGGCTGGTCGTGGGCAAGACCGGCGTCGCCGCGGGCGACCGCGTGCTCGACGCGGGGACCGGGACCGGCATCCTCAGCGCCTACATGGGCCGGATGGGGGCCGACGTGACGACCTACGAAATCGACCCGGACTTCGCCGAGGTCGCGCGCGACAACATGGAGATAGCGGGCGTCGGGGACAGCGTCGAGGTCAGGACCGGCGACGTGACCGACGACCTCGACGAGCTGTCGGGCTTCGACGTGGTGACGCTGGACACCGAGGACGCCCCGACCGTCGTCGAGCGCACCCCGACGCTGCTCGCCCGGGGTGGCTCACTGGCCGTGTACTCCCCGTTCGTCGAGAACACCCGCGAGGTCGTCGCTGCGGCCCGCGAGGTGGGGCTCGAGGGTATCGAGACGCTCGATACCATCCAGCGGGAGATGGACTTCGACGATCGGGGCTCCCGACCGTCGACCGGCGGCGTCGGCCACACCGGGTATCTGACGTTCGCCCGAAGACCGTAG
- a CDS encoding transcription factor S has translation MEFCDDCGSMMKTEDDMWVCGSCGYEKARDAEADKKAVTTQGQESSEVVDTSEVDPQDMGPTTGARCPECGNDRAFYEMKQIRAADESETRFFTCTECEHKWREDDH, from the coding sequence ATGGAATTCTGCGACGACTGCGGCTCGATGATGAAGACAGAGGACGATATGTGGGTCTGTGGTAGCTGTGGCTACGAGAAAGCACGTGACGCCGAGGCCGATAAAAAAGCGGTCACGACCCAGGGACAGGAGTCCTCGGAGGTCGTCGACACCTCAGAGGTCGACCCACAGGATATGGGGCCGACGACGGGCGCGCGCTGTCCGGAGTGTGGCAACGACCGGGCGTTCTACGAGATGAAACAGATTCGGGCCGCAGACGAGTCCGAGACGCGCTTTTTCACCTGCACCGAGTGCGAGCACAAGTGGCGAGAGGACGACCACTAG
- a CDS encoding DUF7139 domain-containing protein has translation MTSLSDVYEGKVGRVATRRQQLVGTGLFLAGAAGLVAAIALATTGLGATLGLGDYAAREIAGIVAGVGLPAVVLGIFAVLPAGPRTRLAAVGGAGVALVGVAAFQRLYPYSWMADAPLLALGASTVYFTGVLTTFWCLFAALATFKTRNDPGGTARMEVTEEGTIKLVEESRSLPGLGGIGFFGRDPDGDVETQTNRRGTTTSDGGSTQRTDGSEVMGQPSGSDPTTQRPGSSTQQADASPHEPAQSAPRGPTEHDLDPKLANAGPEASPSTDGGTTTATGQDPITETAVHRGEPDSYCGNCRHFQYVMDGDDVAPYCSFHEETLDDMDACPAWVDNG, from the coding sequence ATGACCAGTTTGAGCGATGTGTACGAGGGGAAGGTCGGCCGCGTGGCGACGCGGCGCCAGCAGCTCGTTGGGACCGGGTTGTTCCTGGCCGGTGCGGCGGGACTCGTGGCCGCCATCGCGCTGGCGACCACCGGCCTCGGGGCGACCCTGGGACTGGGCGACTACGCTGCCCGGGAGATCGCCGGCATCGTCGCCGGTGTCGGGCTGCCGGCGGTCGTGCTCGGCATCTTCGCCGTGCTCCCCGCAGGGCCCCGGACCCGGCTGGCGGCGGTCGGCGGCGCCGGCGTCGCACTGGTCGGCGTCGCCGCGTTCCAGCGGCTCTACCCCTACAGCTGGATGGCCGACGCCCCGCTGCTCGCGCTGGGTGCCAGCACCGTTTACTTCACCGGCGTCCTGACGACGTTCTGGTGTCTGTTCGCCGCGCTGGCGACGTTCAAGACCCGCAACGACCCCGGCGGCACCGCCCGCATGGAGGTCACCGAGGAGGGGACCATCAAGCTCGTCGAGGAGTCCCGCTCGCTGCCCGGCCTCGGTGGTATCGGCTTCTTCGGTCGAGACCCCGACGGCGACGTCGAGACCCAGACCAACCGCCGCGGGACGACCACCAGCGACGGCGGGTCGACCCAGCGCACCGACGGCAGCGAGGTCATGGGCCAGCCCTCCGGGTCCGACCCCACCACCCAGCGACCCGGGTCCAGCACGCAGCAGGCCGACGCCAGCCCGCACGAGCCCGCACAAAGCGCGCCGCGTGGCCCGACCGAACACGACCTCGACCCCAAACTGGCCAACGCCGGTCCGGAGGCCTCCCCCTCCACCGACGGCGGCACCACGACCGCCACCGGTCAGGACCCCATCACCGAGACGGCGGTCCACCGCGGGGAACCCGACAGCTACTGTGGCAACTGCCGGCACTTCCAGTACGTGATGGACGGCGACGATGTCGCTCCATACTGCTCGTTCCACGAGGAGACGCTGGACGACATGGACGCCTGCCCCGCCTGGGTCGATAACGGATAA
- a CDS encoding DUF5789 family protein has product MSDDDTEETEEPAVELGEGPDVEGAPLSRVTARLTWGIEHSTVVDREGDTTIRTPDGPQELATVLDEVDETYFPDRHEFEAAVREAVGTGPVPTE; this is encoded by the coding sequence ATGAGCGACGACGACACCGAGGAGACCGAAGAGCCCGCCGTCGAACTCGGCGAGGGACCGGACGTCGAGGGGGCCCCGCTCTCGCGGGTGACCGCACGGCTCACGTGGGGTATCGAGCACAGCACCGTCGTCGACCGGGAGGGTGACACCACCATCCGGACGCCGGACGGGCCACAGGAACTGGCCACGGTCCTGGACGAGGTCGACGAGACGTACTTCCCGGACCGACACGAGTTCGAGGCCGCAGTGCGCGAGGCCGTCGGCACCGGTCCGGTCCCGACCGAGTAA
- the nreA gene encoding DNA repair protein NreA, giving the protein MRLDEYIEGFERDETAEKRRLAEEKSYAITDHLEDVEQQFDEALQGDALFGSTAPEIFVGRSGYPNVSTGLLSPVDRDAAAEGYATSSDWYSEGLGIEDVLQRRTGMLNSTRQTPVDSVQTGGRRGRQTGNAYDVWEGFVGVQREVAIADHPVEVEVGLDGKPDLDLSFDDVGTPTGPRATATGADLTENPHVPKAVEKTLSDDDWQAQGAMTYLYRRGFDVYDINTILSAGALGQASERSLVPTRWSITAVDDTVGQYLRGTLRNSDTIDKPELWYNEYMGNRYWVLLSPGRWEFELVEMKSPGSVWNPRPDTGYYMSSAHEGYEGRTSYVEETAGAYYAARLGVLEHLQERGRQAKCLVLREITDDYWAPVGVWQVREGVRNAFDGEPGVGQTFGETLNAVADQLPVPMGALRRKSELVAGLQSQLSDF; this is encoded by the coding sequence ATGCGACTCGACGAGTACATCGAGGGGTTCGAGCGCGACGAGACCGCCGAGAAGCGCCGCCTCGCCGAGGAGAAATCCTACGCCATCACGGACCACCTCGAGGACGTCGAGCAACAGTTCGACGAGGCGCTGCAGGGCGACGCGCTGTTTGGCTCGACCGCCCCCGAGATTTTCGTCGGCCGCTCTGGCTACCCGAACGTCTCGACGGGATTGCTCTCCCCGGTCGACCGCGACGCGGCCGCGGAGGGGTACGCCACGAGCAGCGACTGGTACAGCGAGGGGCTGGGCATCGAGGACGTGCTCCAGCGCCGGACGGGGATGCTCAACTCGACGCGCCAGACCCCCGTCGATTCGGTCCAGACCGGCGGGCGTCGTGGCCGCCAGACCGGCAACGCCTACGACGTCTGGGAGGGCTTTGTCGGCGTCCAGCGCGAGGTCGCCATCGCCGACCACCCGGTGGAGGTCGAGGTCGGGCTGGACGGCAAACCGGATCTGGATCTCTCCTTCGACGACGTTGGGACGCCGACCGGCCCCCGGGCGACGGCGACGGGCGCCGACCTGACGGAGAATCCCCACGTCCCGAAGGCCGTCGAGAAGACCCTCTCGGACGACGACTGGCAGGCCCAGGGCGCGATGACCTATCTCTATCGTCGGGGCTTCGACGTCTACGACATCAACACCATCCTCTCGGCGGGGGCGCTCGGTCAGGCCAGCGAGCGGTCGCTCGTACCGACGCGGTGGTCGATTACGGCGGTTGACGACACCGTCGGCCAGTATCTGCGAGGGACACTCCGGAACAGCGACACCATCGACAAGCCCGAACTCTGGTACAACGAGTACATGGGCAACCGCTACTGGGTGCTCCTCTCGCCGGGCCGCTGGGAGTTCGAACTCGTCGAGATGAAATCGCCGGGGAGCGTCTGGAACCCCCGCCCCGACACGGGCTACTATATGTCGAGCGCCCACGAGGGATACGAGGGTCGGACCAGCTACGTCGAGGAGACCGCCGGGGCGTACTACGCCGCCCGCCTGGGGGTGCTGGAACACCTCCAGGAACGGGGCCGGCAGGCAAAGTGTCTCGTGCTCCGGGAGATAACGGACGACTACTGGGCGCCCGTGGGCGTCTGGCAGGTCCGCGAGGGCGTGCGCAACGCTTTCGATGGGGAACCAGGAGTGGGGCAGACGTTCGGTGAAACGCTGAACGCCGTGGCGGACCAGCTGCCCGTGCCGATGGGCGCGCTCCGGCGCAAGTCCGAACTCGTGGCGGGCCTGCAGTCGCAGCTCTCTGACTTCTAG
- the rnhA gene encoding ribonuclease HI, which produces MPVIQSDPDAARERLAAAGVTVADGNTDHERWRAEYGGATAVAYDDKVVVQGGDTARLEALLRDDDGGRVHVYFDGACRGNPGPSSVGYVLVDDGGIVTEGGETIGTATNNQAEYAALVKALEVASDYGFDDVHIRGDSELIVKQVRGEWNTNDPELREQRVRVRELLMQFDDWQLEHVPREINDRADQLANDALDDA; this is translated from the coding sequence ATGCCCGTTATCCAGTCGGACCCCGACGCGGCTCGTGAGCGACTCGCCGCGGCCGGCGTCACCGTCGCGGACGGTAACACCGACCACGAGCGCTGGCGCGCCGAGTACGGCGGCGCCACCGCGGTCGCCTACGACGACAAGGTGGTCGTTCAGGGGGGCGACACCGCGCGCCTGGAAGCGCTCTTGCGAGACGACGACGGCGGCCGCGTCCACGTCTACTTCGACGGGGCCTGCCGTGGCAACCCCGGCCCCTCGTCGGTCGGGTACGTGCTGGTCGACGACGGCGGCATCGTCACCGAGGGCGGCGAGACTATCGGGACGGCGACGAACAATCAGGCCGAGTACGCCGCCCTCGTGAAAGCCCTCGAAGTGGCCAGCGACTACGGCTTCGACGATGTCCACATCCGCGGCGACTCCGAACTCATCGTCAAACAGGTCCGCGGCGAGTGGAACACCAACGACCCCGAGCTCCGCGAGCAGCGTGTGCGGGTTCGGGAACTACTCATGCAGTTCGACGACTGGCAGCTCGAACACGTTCCGCGGGAGATAAACGATCGCGCGGACCAACTGGCAAACGACGCATTAGACGATGCCTGA
- a CDS encoding DUF7108 family protein, with product MPDLPADIQDEVERLTRLARQAVDEGAAAAYRDQRAALLADHDYEARIREEDTGDVLVCYPAEWVDDGVIQPEMVEDTDRGVEIRLSGPGDPDEWDEVEERNRDVVEAVRDDHGEVHGATARALADFMGNHYAKSIAEATPAELAEFREEYFPRNAWPTDRQRELLDDSVELAVKKADSSR from the coding sequence ATGCCTGACCTCCCAGCCGACATCCAGGACGAGGTGGAACGACTCACGCGACTGGCCCGCCAGGCCGTCGACGAGGGCGCCGCGGCCGCCTATCGCGACCAGCGGGCGGCACTGCTCGCGGACCACGACTACGAGGCTCGCATCCGCGAGGAGGACACCGGCGACGTGCTCGTCTGTTATCCTGCCGAGTGGGTCGACGACGGCGTCATCCAGCCCGAGATGGTCGAGGATACGGACCGCGGCGTCGAGATTCGCCTCTCGGGACCGGGCGACCCGGACGAGTGGGACGAGGTCGAGGAACGGAACCGCGACGTCGTCGAGGCGGTTCGGGACGACCACGGCGAGGTCCACGGTGCGACAGCGCGGGCGCTCGCGGATTTCATGGGGAACCACTACGCGAAGTCCATCGCCGAGGCCACTCCCGCGGAGCTGGCCGAGTTCCGCGAGGAGTACTTCCCGCGCAACGCCTGGCCGACCGACCGGCAGCGCGAGCTGCTGGATGACTCTGTCGAGCTAGCGGTCAAAAAAGCCGATTCGTCCCGTTAG
- a CDS encoding PadR family transcriptional regulator, giving the protein MSEAQAVESSPGVAKDLTAFQQNILVILAEEPRYGLAIKRELESYYSDEVNHGRLYPNLDDLVEMGLVEKSELDKRTNQYSLTEDGKEAVLDQLGWEFSKFVTGGDRADELHDLVDGQA; this is encoded by the coding sequence ATGTCAGAGGCACAAGCCGTAGAGAGCAGTCCGGGCGTTGCAAAAGACCTGACCGCGTTCCAGCAGAACATCCTCGTCATCCTCGCCGAGGAGCCCCGGTATGGGCTCGCTATCAAGCGAGAACTCGAGTCCTACTACAGCGACGAGGTCAACCACGGCCGACTCTACCCCAACCTCGACGACCTCGTCGAGATGGGGCTGGTCGAGAAGAGCGAACTCGACAAGCGAACGAACCAGTACTCCCTGACGGAGGACGGAAAGGAAGCGGTGCTGGACCAGCTCGGCTGGGAGTTCTCGAAGTTCGTCACCGGCGGCGACCGCGCCGACGAGCTCCACGACCTCGTCGACGGCCAGGCGTAG
- a CDS encoding inorganic diphosphatase encodes MTNLWEDLETGPNPPEEIYAVVECLKGERNKYEYDKDIPGVVLDRVLHSNVHYPSDYGFIPQSYYDDEDPFDVLVLVEDQTFPGCVVEARPVALMKMDDDGEQDDKVIAVPTEDPRYDHIEDLEDIPQQTIDEIDEFFSTYKNLEEGKEVETLGWEDKQAAMDAIEHAQDLYDEHFN; translated from the coding sequence ATGACGAATCTCTGGGAAGACCTCGAAACCGGACCGAACCCACCGGAAGAGATCTACGCCGTCGTGGAGTGTCTCAAAGGTGAGCGAAACAAGTACGAGTACGACAAGGATATCCCCGGCGTCGTGCTGGACCGGGTGCTGCACTCGAACGTCCACTATCCCTCCGACTACGGCTTCATCCCACAGTCGTACTACGACGACGAGGACCCCTTCGACGTGCTCGTCCTCGTCGAGGACCAGACGTTCCCCGGCTGTGTCGTCGAGGCTCGCCCGGTCGCCCTGATGAAGATGGACGACGACGGCGAGCAAGACGACAAGGTCATCGCCGTCCCCACCGAGGACCCCCGCTACGACCACATCGAGGACCTCGAGGACATCCCTCAGCAGACCATCGACGAGATTGACGAGTTCTTCTCGACGTACAAGAACCTCGAGGAGGGCAAGGAAGTCGAGACGCTGGGCTGGGAGGACAAGCAGGCCGCGATGGACGCCATCGAACACGCACAGGACCTCTACGACGAACACTTCAACTAG